Proteins co-encoded in one Dehalogenimonas sp. WBC-2 genomic window:
- the livM gene encoding branched-chain amino acid transport system permease LivM: MSSGLPCGTRNFNYAADMAIFRTKTHWALLLGGLIVLFTAPLYLSVYWLGVVNLIGITIVAATGLNLLTGYCGQLSVGHAGFIAVGAFTSAVLTAQLNLPFLIALPLAGLGAGLVGLLFGIASLRVKGFYLAIATIAAQIIIIWVINHLGVTGGFSGMSVPRAEIFGITFRSPQSLFFLIMIVALIVVFFAKNLARTRIGRAFVAVRDNDLAAEVMGINLFRYKLLAFFIGCFLAGIAGSLTAHWIGYVSTEHFSITDSILYIGMIIIGGAGTTVGPIFGAIAIRLLQQGVTFVSPLLESSIDKLPSGFTAGLAPFVFGLFIVLFLILEPRGLAHRWHLFKASYRLWPFSH, from the coding sequence ATGAGCAGCGGTTTACCCTGCGGCACGCGTAACTTTAATTATGCGGCGGATATGGCCATATTCCGCACCAAGACACATTGGGCCTTACTCCTCGGCGGGTTGATTGTGCTTTTCACAGCACCATTATACTTATCGGTGTACTGGCTGGGAGTGGTCAACCTGATCGGTATTACCATCGTTGCTGCCACCGGTCTTAACTTATTAACCGGTTACTGCGGACAGTTGTCAGTGGGGCATGCCGGTTTCATCGCCGTTGGCGCCTTTACCTCGGCGGTGCTTACTGCCCAACTAAATCTGCCGTTCCTGATAGCTCTACCGCTGGCCGGCCTTGGCGCAGGGTTGGTTGGTTTGCTGTTTGGTATCGCTTCTCTAAGGGTCAAAGGTTTTTATCTGGCCATTGCCACTATCGCTGCTCAGATTATCATTATATGGGTTATCAACCATCTGGGCGTTACCGGCGGTTTTTCCGGCATGAGTGTACCCCGGGCGGAAATCTTTGGTATTACTTTCCGGTCACCACAGAGCCTGTTCTTTCTGATAATGATTGTAGCCTTAATAGTTGTTTTCTTTGCCAAGAATCTGGCACGAACCCGCATTGGCCGGGCTTTTGTGGCGGTACGGGATAACGACCTGGCTGCGGAGGTCATGGGTATCAACCTGTTCCGTTACAAGCTGCTGGCTTTTTTTATTGGTTGTTTTTTAGCTGGTATTGCCGGTTCACTAACCGCACATTGGATTGGCTATGTCAGTACAGAACATTTTTCCATTACTGATTCTATTTTATATATAGGTATGATCATCATAGGCGGAGCAGGTACTACTGTGGGCCCGATATTTGGGGCCATTGCCATCCGCCTATTGCAGCAAGGGGTAACATTTGTTTCACCGCTGCTTGAATCTTCGATTGATAAGTTGCCGTCCGGATTCACCGCCGGGTTGGCCCCGTTTGTGTTTGGTTTGTTTATTGTACTT
- the livH gene encoding high-affinity branched-chain amino acid transport system permease LivH (High-affinity branched-chain amino acid transport system permease protein LivH) — MADLMQFVLTGITVGMVYSLIALGFTFIWKSSSVANLALGQMVLLFSWIAYGTMHQAGLPFWAGLPVTIAAAAAMGWILERVALRPLIGQPILSLITVTLGIAFVFEGLVSMFWPISTAAMPDFIPDEPVQIFGAVVSQEYLWAAGIALVLFILVSIFFRYHKMGVAMRATADDQMAVWACGIPVTKIFSVSWMFAGALAAIGGVLMSSIGGITYGLVETGLKSFSVVILGGLDSFLGAMVAGPIIGLAENLGGGYLTQLTWSGIKDVIPFIIIIIVLFIKPYGLFGQVRIERI; from the coding sequence ATGGCCGACCTGATGCAGTTTGTGTTGACCGGTATCACAGTGGGCATGGTTTACTCTCTCATAGCGCTTGGGTTTACTTTTATCTGGAAGTCATCCAGCGTGGCCAACTTGGCATTGGGGCAGATGGTACTTTTATTCTCGTGGATAGCCTACGGTACCATGCATCAGGCAGGGCTGCCCTTTTGGGCGGGACTGCCGGTGACCATTGCCGCAGCGGCTGCCATGGGTTGGATACTGGAAAGAGTGGCGCTTCGGCCGTTGATCGGGCAGCCGATACTATCATTGATCACGGTTACCCTTGGAATAGCTTTTGTTTTTGAAGGATTGGTATCCATGTTCTGGCCAATCTCCACCGCCGCTATGCCAGATTTCATCCCCGATGAACCGGTGCAGATATTTGGCGCCGTTGTCTCCCAGGAATACCTATGGGCGGCAGGCATTGCCCTGGTGTTGTTTATCCTGGTCAGTATTTTCTTCCGCTACCATAAAATGGGTGTTGCCATGCGGGCTACCGCTGATGATCAGATGGCGGTCTGGGCCTGCGGTATACCGGTTACTAAGATATTTTCTGTGTCATGGATGTTTGCCGGAGCATTGGCGGCAATCGGTGGGGTTCTGATGTCTAGTATCGGCGGCATTACTTACGGCCTGGTTGAAACCGGTTTGAAGTCATTTTCTGTGGTAATTCTTGGCGGCCTGGACTCTTTCCTGGGGGCAATGGTGGCTGGCCCGATCATAGGCCTGGCGGAAAATCTGGGCGGCGGTTATCTGACGCAACTGACATGGTCAGGTATCAAGGATGTTATTCCTTTTATCATCATCATCATCGTGTTATTCATTAAACCTTATGGCCTTTTTGGTCAGGTGCGGATAGAGAGGATTTAG
- a CDS encoding Long-chain-fatty-acid-CoA ligase, giving the protein MCYKNFGVWHRYSWRQYYDKVKYFSLGLVSLGLEYGDVVSIIGDNEPEWFWGEFAVQAAGAIPTGIYVDAVPDEVKFIVNHSETSFAIVNDQEQADKFLEIRAETPQLKKVIYWDPKGLKNYHDPLLAEFNDVIELGKAYDKEHPDIFEHNLASIKPTDTAFIYYTSGTTGQQKAAILTHRALISTASGFVTRYPLDAKSDLISNFPAAWVGDSFFATVPHLISGARLNFPEEPETIAADTREIGPHFVIYGPRQWEGVVSDIQVKMMDAHPFKRLAYKTLLPVGYRLAEARLSGKEPGLLWKTLGKVSDGLMFRPLKDRLGLSRVRCAVTGSSVLALDTFKLIHAIGIELRQNYASTEAGFISSHSGGEIAFESVGRPALNTEVRLTGEGELFVRSDCMFTGYYKDEAKTKASFAHGGWFRTGDAVNINEAGHVIFLDRLKDMGELKSGVKFAPQYIEGRLRFSPYIKDAMVLGDKDREHVSAIINIDFSMVSKWAQNNHLNFTTYVDLSQRKEIADLVAKDVMRVNGFLPEHSRVKKFVILHKEFDPDEAELTRTRKLRRGAMYERYKELIDAMYVEESREVKVEAPVTYRDGRKGVVTTSIKVREI; this is encoded by the coding sequence ATGTGTTACAAAAACTTCGGTGTGTGGCACCGTTATTCATGGCGGCAGTATTATGATAAGGTAAAGTATTTCTCGCTCGGTCTGGTGAGCCTGGGGCTTGAGTACGGCGATGTAGTATCCATCATTGGAGATAATGAACCAGAGTGGTTCTGGGGAGAGTTTGCCGTACAGGCGGCGGGCGCGATACCGACCGGTATCTATGTTGATGCAGTACCAGATGAAGTTAAATTCATTGTAAATCATTCTGAGACCAGTTTTGCCATAGTCAACGATCAGGAGCAAGCTGATAAATTTTTAGAGATAAGAGCAGAGACGCCACAGCTTAAGAAAGTAATCTACTGGGACCCCAAAGGCTTAAAGAATTACCACGACCCGCTGCTGGCGGAATTTAATGATGTTATTGAACTGGGCAAGGCCTATGATAAAGAGCATCCAGACATATTTGAACACAATCTGGCTAGTATAAAACCGACAGATACTGCTTTTATCTACTACACCTCCGGCACCACCGGGCAGCAGAAAGCTGCTATTCTGACACACAGGGCGCTTATATCTACCGCTTCAGGCTTTGTCACCCGGTATCCGCTGGATGCTAAGAGCGATCTGATTTCTAATTTCCCGGCGGCCTGGGTTGGTGATAGTTTTTTTGCTACTGTGCCGCATTTGATCTCCGGCGCCAGATTGAACTTTCCTGAGGAACCCGAAACCATCGCGGCAGACACACGAGAGATTGGACCTCATTTTGTTATCTATGGCCCGCGGCAGTGGGAAGGTGTGGTTTCTGATATTCAGGTGAAGATGATGGATGCCCACCCTTTCAAACGTCTGGCGTATAAGACATTATTGCCAGTCGGTTATCGGTTGGCAGAAGCGCGGTTATCGGGTAAAGAACCCGGCCTGCTATGGAAGACATTAGGTAAGGTGTCAGATGGGTTGATGTTTCGACCTCTTAAGGACCGGCTGGGATTATCAAGGGTACGTTGCGCCGTCACCGGGTCATCGGTGCTTGCCCTGGATACTTTCAAACTTATTCATGCTATAGGAATTGAACTAAGACAGAATTATGCCAGTACTGAGGCTGGTTTTATTTCATCTCATTCCGGTGGTGAGATTGCCTTTGAGAGTGTCGGCAGACCCGCACTAAATACGGAGGTGCGGCTGACCGGTGAAGGTGAGCTTTTTGTCCGCTCTGATTGCATGTTTACCGGGTACTACAAAGATGAGGCTAAGACTAAAGCAAGCTTCGCACACGGCGGCTGGTTCCGCACCGGTGATGCGGTTAACATCAACGAGGCGGGACATGTCATCTTTCTTGACCGTCTCAAGGATATGGGTGAACTTAAAAGCGGGGTGAAGTTTGCGCCCCAGTATATTGAAGGCCGGTTGCGCTTTTCGCCGTATATCAAGGACGCTATGGTGCTGGGTGATAAAGACCGAGAACATGTGTCAGCAATCATTAATATCGACTTTTCTATGGTCAGCAAGTGGGCACAGAATAACCATCTTAATTTCACTACCTATGTTGACCTGTCACAAAGAAAGGAAATTGCTGATCTGGTGGCCAAGGATGTGATGCGGGTCAACGGCTTTTTACCGGAGCATTCCAGGGTTAAAAAGTTTGTTATATTACATAAAGAATTTGATCCTGATGAAGCTGAATTAACGCGCACCAGAAAGCTGCGGCGGGGCGCTATGTACGAGCGTTATAAGGAACTTATCGATGCCATGTATGTGGAGGAAAGTCGAGAAGTTAAAGTAGAAGCGCCCGTTACCTACCGCGACGGACGTAAGGGCGTAGTAACGACATCAATTAAGGTTAGGGAGATATAA